From the genome of Biomphalaria glabrata chromosome 1, xgBioGlab47.1, whole genome shotgun sequence, one region includes:
- the LOC106057202 gene encoding twist-related protein-like isoform X2, protein MVLNCRQELDSVSKEQAYRSDLAMISERTSPSNRSMNDKNIVNDRETFHYPGSRHDTSLLSPVTSHSPASSLAECSTDGETDPYSNDLDQQRKGHSFHSSLYFLQSGQHVTSALTKPEVKKCPRKRNFTLLDEDSKSETLENVSPGYQQRENLFTEPTCQEQSSDSGDASAAMTGPSSRKKVKKQTQSMEDLQNQRVMANVRERQRTQSLNEAFSQLRKIIPTLPSDKLSKIQTLKLASRYIDFLYQVLRSDEADTKLNSSCSYVASERLSYAFSVWRMEGAWSTLGH, encoded by the exons ATGGTCTTAAATTGTCGTCAGGAGTTGGATTCGGTCAGTAAGGAGCAAGCGTATCGTTCAG ATCTAGCCATGATTTCAGAGCGGACATCACCTTCCAACAGAAGCATGAATGACAAGAACATAGTCAACGACAGAGAGACTTTCCATTATCCTGGCAGCAGGCACGACACCAGTTTGCTCTCCCCTGTCACTAGCCATAGTCCAGCAAGCTCGCTAGCCGAGTGCTCCACCGATGGTGAGACTGATCCCTACTCCAACGACCTGGACCAACAGCGCAAAGGTCATTCTTTCCACTCGTCGCTATACTTCCTTCAGTCAGGGCAACACGTCACATCCGCCCTCACTAAACCGGAAGTAAAAAAGTGTCCCCGTAAAAGGAACTTCACACTTTTGGACGAGGATTCCAAAAGCGAAACACTGGAGAACGTTAGTCCCGGGTACCAACAGCGCGAGAACCTTTTCACCGAACCTACCTGTCAAGAACAATCCTCAGACAGCGGTGACGCCAGTGCGGCGATGACAGGACCCAGTAGCAGGAAAAAGGTAAAGAAGCAGACACAGTCCATGGAAGACCTCCAGAATCAGAGAGTCATGGCCAACGTGAGGGAGAGGCAGAGGACGCAGTCACTCAACGAGGCGTTCTCCCAGCTCCGGAAAATCATTCCAACGCTCCCGTCTGATAAATTGAGCAAAATCCAGACATTGAAGCTGGCGTCTCGGTACATTGACTTCCTGTATCAAGTTCTCAGAAGCGATGAAGCAGACACTAAGTTGAATAGCAGTTGTAGTTATGTGGCCAGTGAGAGGCTGAGCTACGCTTTCAGTGTCTGGAGGATGGAGGGGGCATGGTCAACGCTTGGACATTAA
- the LOC106057202 gene encoding twist-related protein-like isoform X3: MISERTSPSNRSMNDKNIVNDRETFHYPGSRHDTSLLSPVTSHSPASSLAECSTDGETDPYSNDLDQQRKGHSFHSSLYFLQSGQHVTSALTKPEVKKCPRKRNFTLLDEDSKSETLENVSPGYQQRENLFTEPTCQEQSSDSGDASAAMTGPSSRKKVKKQTQSMEDLQNQRVMANVRERQRTQSLNEAFSQLRKIIPTLPSDKLSKIQTLKLASRYIDFLYQVLRSDEADTKLNSSCSYVASERLSYAFSVWRMEGAWSTLGH, from the coding sequence ATGATTTCAGAGCGGACATCACCTTCCAACAGAAGCATGAATGACAAGAACATAGTCAACGACAGAGAGACTTTCCATTATCCTGGCAGCAGGCACGACACCAGTTTGCTCTCCCCTGTCACTAGCCATAGTCCAGCAAGCTCGCTAGCCGAGTGCTCCACCGATGGTGAGACTGATCCCTACTCCAACGACCTGGACCAACAGCGCAAAGGTCATTCTTTCCACTCGTCGCTATACTTCCTTCAGTCAGGGCAACACGTCACATCCGCCCTCACTAAACCGGAAGTAAAAAAGTGTCCCCGTAAAAGGAACTTCACACTTTTGGACGAGGATTCCAAAAGCGAAACACTGGAGAACGTTAGTCCCGGGTACCAACAGCGCGAGAACCTTTTCACCGAACCTACCTGTCAAGAACAATCCTCAGACAGCGGTGACGCCAGTGCGGCGATGACAGGACCCAGTAGCAGGAAAAAGGTAAAGAAGCAGACACAGTCCATGGAAGACCTCCAGAATCAGAGAGTCATGGCCAACGTGAGGGAGAGGCAGAGGACGCAGTCACTCAACGAGGCGTTCTCCCAGCTCCGGAAAATCATTCCAACGCTCCCGTCTGATAAATTGAGCAAAATCCAGACATTGAAGCTGGCGTCTCGGTACATTGACTTCCTGTATCAAGTTCTCAGAAGCGATGAAGCAGACACTAAGTTGAATAGCAGTTGTAGTTATGTGGCCAGTGAGAGGCTGAGCTACGCTTTCAGTGTCTGGAGGATGGAGGGGGCATGGTCAACGCTTGGACATTAA